The DNA region CTAAGACTATCAGGGCGAGGTATAGAAGCAAGTACTTGGTTTGCTGCTCCTTTTATCAGACCTTTTGTCTTACTTACTCGTTCCGGTGATCGCTACTACGGACCAGAAATGGATCGGAGAAAAGACTCTTGGTTTCTGGGTGGAGGTATTAATATCCTCTTTCTGCGCCTTTCGTTTCTTAAAGATGTGCAATCAAGAAGTCATGGTTCACTATACTCAGCAAGCCTTGGCCATCGAATTATGATCGACAAGTGGTTCTTGAGGCCGAGCTTAACAATGACCTATAACAACCAAAAATATAATAATTATTACTATGGCGTACGACCTCATGAGGTCTCCCTGGAACGACCTGAGTATACTGCCCATGGAGCCTTTTCTTATACTCTAAGCTTACTTACAAACTACAGTATTACTGACCACTGGAAAGTCTTCTCGACAGTTTCTCACTCAATTTTGGGAAGTGTTGTAAGGAACTCACCGACGACGAGAACAGACCGAGTGAATTCCTTCTTTCTAGCTTTGTTTTACCAGTTCTAAATTACTTTCTCTTAGGCCTAACAACAGCCTTTAACAAAGAGACAACTTTCTTATAAGTTGAGAGCTGATATTTTGGCTCAAGCTCATCAAAAATTTCTCTCGCACTGATTTTGCCGGTTTCTAATTGAATTAAGAGTCGAGTGA from Halobacteriovorax sp. GB3 includes:
- a CDS encoding MipA/OmpV family protein codes for the protein MKILTLASLFIFFYSAEIKAQQNGKKFFGFSLGAGAAVKRNIRFDNTYDRSDKPTNINYFPFATIKIGPLRLSGRGIEASTWFAAPFIRPFVLLTRSGDRYYGPEMDRRKDSWFLGGGINILFLRLSFLKDVQSRSHGSLYSASLGHRIMIDKWFLRPSLTMTYNNQKYNNYYYGVRPHEVSLERPEYTAHGAFSYTLSLLTNYSITDHWKVFSTVSHSILGSVVRNSPTTRTDRVNSFFLALFYQF